One Mugil cephalus isolate CIBA_MC_2020 chromosome 10, CIBA_Mcephalus_1.1, whole genome shotgun sequence genomic window carries:
- the aars1 gene encoding alanine--tRNA ligase, cytoplasmic, with amino-acid sequence MDSSLSAAQIREKFIDFFRRYEHQYVHSSSTIPLDDPTLLFANAGMNQFKPIFLNTIDPSHPMARLHRAANTQKCIRAGGKHNDLDDVGKDVYHHTFFEMLGSWSFGDYFKQLACKMALELLTQEFGIPIERLYVTYFGGNDDAGLEPDLECKQIWIDLGMDEARILPGSMKDNFWEMGDTGPCGPCSEMHFDRIGGRDASHLVNMDDPNVLEIWNLVFIQFNRESETVLKPLPKKSIDTGMGLERLVSVLQNKMSNYDTDLFVPYFEAIQKGTGARPYTGKVGAEDADGIDMAYRVLADHARTITIALSDGGRPDNTGRGYVLRRILRRAVRYSHEKLGAQRGFFASLVDVVVSSLGEAFPELKKDPEMVKDIINEEEEQFLKTLSRGRRILDRKIMSLGESKTIPGDTAWLLYDTYGFPLDLTSLIAEEKGMEVDLAAFEEEKKAAQLKSQGKGAGGEDHIMLDIYAIEELRNKQTPATDDSPKYKYTSDESGSYEFLQPSATVLALRRDRAFCEEVSTGQECGVLLDQTTFYAEQGGQTFDVGYMLREDDSTEDRTEFTVKNTQVRGGYVLHVGTVYGTLKVGDRVTLHVDEARRRPIMSNHTATHILNFALRGVLGEADQRGSLVAPDRLRFDFTAKGALSTGEIRRTEEIACAMIKDAKPVYAMDAPLAEAKAIQGLRAVFDETYPDPVRVVSIGVPVQDLLDDPTSAAGSLTSIEFCGGTHLQNSGHAAPFVIVSEEAIAKGIRRIVAVTGAEAQKAQRKADSLRLSLSALGDKVKQQTAPNKDVQKEIADMTESIGTAVISQWQKDEMRETLKGLKKTMDDLDRNYKADIQKRVLEKTKETIESSPNQPLLIMEMETGASAKALNESLKLLKSQSPQTAAMLFTVDPDAGKITCLCQVPQEVANRGLKASEWVQKLCPLLDGKGGGKDMSAQATGRNTQCLQEALQMANDFARLKLGEN; translated from the exons ATGGACTCCTCCTTGAGTGCAGCTCAAATCCGTGAGAAGTTCATCGACTTCTTCCGTCGCTATGAGCACCAGTACGTTCACTCGTCATCCACCATCCCGCTGGACGACCCCACGCTGCTTTTCGCCAATGCTGGCATGAACCAG TTCAAGCCCATCTTCCTCAACACCATCGACCCGTCCCACCCCATGGCCAGGCTGCATCGCGCCGCCAACACTCAGAAGTGCATCCGTGCAGGAGGCAAACACAACGACCTGGACGATGTGGGTAAAGATGTCTACCACCACACCTTCTTCGAGATGCTGGGGTCCTGGTCCTTTGGGGACTACTTCAAG CAACTGGCCTGTAAGATGGCCCTGGAGCTGCTGACTCAGGAGTTTGGTATTCCCATTGAGCGTCTGTATGTCACCTACTTTGGAGGTAACGACGACGCAGGACTGGAGCCTGACCTGGAGTGCAAACAGATCTGGATTGACTTAGG GATGGATGAGGCTCGCATCCTTCCAGGCAGCATGAAGGATAACTTCTGGGAGATGGGAGACACCGGCCCCTGTGGTCCCTGCAGTGAGATGCACTTCGACCGCATCGGAGGCAGAGATGCCTCTCACCTGGTGAACATGGACGATCCCAACGTGCTGGAGATCTGGAACCTGGTGTTCATCCAGTTCAACAG GGAGTCGGAGACGGTTCTGAAGCCGCTGCCTAAGAAGAGCATCGACACCGGGATGGGTCTGGAGCGTCTGGTGTCTGTACTGCAGAACAAGATGTCCAACTACGACACTGACCTGTTTGTCCCATACTTCGAAGCCATTCAGAAG GGCACGGGAGCTCGACCATACACCGGTAAGGTCGGTGCTGAGGATGCTGATGGCATCGACATGGCCTACCGCGTGCTGGCTGACCACGCTCGCACCATCACCATCGCCTTATCGGACGGCGGTCGCCCTGACAACACGGGAAGAGG TTACGTGTTGAGGAGGATCCTACGTCGCGCGGTCCGTTATTCCCACGAGAAGCTGGGAGCTCAGAGGGGCTTCTTTGCCTCTCTGGTGGATGTGGTTGTCAGTTCTTTG GGCGAAGCATTCCCAGAGTTGAAGAAAGACCCAGAAATGGTGAAGGACATCatcaatgaggaggaggagcagttcCTCAAAACCCTCAGCAGAGGGCGCCGCATCCTCGACAGGAAGATAATGAGTCTGGGAGAGAGTAAGACCATCCCAG GCGACACAGCATGGCTCCTGTATGACACATACGGTTTCCCTCTGGACCTGACCTCCCTCATCGCAGAGGAGAAAGGCATGGAAGTGGACCTGGCTGCAtttgaagaggagaagaaggcaGCACAG TTGAAGTCTCAGGGTAAAGGCGCAGGAGGCGAAGACCACATCATGCTCGACATCTACGCCATCGAAGAGCTGAGGAACAAGCAGACGCCCGCCACAGACGACTCCCCCAAATACAAATACACCTCGGACGAAAGCGGCAGCTACG AGTTTCTGCAGCCTTCAGCCACCGTGCTCGCTCTGCGTCGTGACCGGGCCTTCTGTGAAGAAGTGTCCACGGGTCAGGAGTGCGGCGTGCTGCTGGACCAGACGACCTTCTACGCAGAGCAGGGCGGGCAGACGTTCGACGTGGGCTACATGCTCCGAGAGGACGACAGCACAGAGGAT CGGACGGAGTTCACAGTGAAGAACACGCAGGTTAGAGGAGGTTACGTTCTCCATGTGGGCACCGTCTACGGAACCCTTAAAGTCGGAGACCGCGTCACTCTACACGTGGATGAG GCTCGTCGCCGGCCCATCATGAGCAACCACACCGCCACTCACATCCTAAACTTCGCCCTGCGGGGAGTGTTGGGGGAGGCGGACCAGAGGGGCTCCCTGGTTGCACCCGATCGCCTGCGCTTCGACTTCACCGCTAAAGGTGCCCTGAGCACCGGTGAGATCCGCCGGACCGAGGAGATCGCCTGTGCCATGATAAAAGACGCCAAG CCTGTCTACGCTATGGACGCTCCCCTCGCCGAAGCCAAGGCCATCCAGGGTCTGCGCGCCGTGTTCGATGAGACCTACCCCGACCCCGTCCGCGTCGTGTCCATCGGCGTCCCCGTCCAGGACCTGCTGGACGACCCCACCAGCGCCGCAGGCTCCCTCACCTCCATTGAGTTTTGCGGTGGAAC CCATCTGCAGAACTCTGGTCACGCCGCGCCGTTTGTCATCGTCTCAGAGGAGGCCATCGCTAAGGGCATCCGCCGCATCGTCGCTGTGACAGGAGCAGAGGCCCAGAAG GCCCAGAGGAAAGCCGATTCCCtgcgtctgtctctgtctgctctgGGAGACAAGGTGAAGCAGCAGACCGCCCCGAACAAGGACGTCCAGAAAGAGATCGCCGACATGACCGAG tcGATAGGCACCGCAGTGATCTCTCAGTGGCAGAAGGACGAGATGAGGGAAACCCTGAAGGGCCTGAAGAAGACCATGGACGACCTGGATCGCAACTACAAGGCCGACATCCAGAAGAGAGTCCTGGAGAAGACCAAGGAGACGATCGAGAGCAGCCCCAACCAGCCGCTGCTCATCATGGAGATGGAGACCGGAGCCTCAGCAAAG GCTCTGAATGAATCTCTGAAGCTGCTGAAGTCACAGTCTCCTCAGACCGCCGCCATGCTCTTCACCGTAGACCCCGACGCCGGCAAGATCACCTGCCTCTGTCAAGTCCCACAG GAAGTGGCCAACCGCGGCCTGAAGGCCAGCGAGTGGGTTCAGAAGTTGTGCCCCCTGCTGGACGGCAAAGGAGGCGGCAAAGACATGTCGGCCCAGGCCACAGGCAGGAACACGCAGTGCCTGCAGGAGGCGCTACAGATGGCTAACGACTTCGCACGGCTCAAACTGGGAGAGAACTAA